The genomic window CTCTGGGGGAGGGAGTGTCTCTCGGAGGTCAGGGGGTCTTTATGGGGTCCCTTTGCCCAGGCCCTACCCAACCcggggctgcgggagctgctgcGGCTTGTCCAACACCGTGACGCCTTTGTGGAGGCCCAGATCCGGCGGCACCAGGTGGGGGGCAACCAGGGATCAGGAGGGGTTTCGTGAGAATAAGGTGTTGGGGGGGGAATGAGGGGTTGTGGAGCAGAAACCAGGGGtttggggatcccaggggtTTTGGGGATACCTGTGGGTCTGGGGGTTCCCAGGGTTTTGGGAGGACCTGCATTTTTGGGGTGACCCAAGGGATTAGGGGGACCTAGGGGGTCTTGGAGGAACACCAGGGGTTCGGGGGGAGCCAGAGGTTTGGGGGGACCCAGAGctttgggagggacccccatgTTTGGGGGCAACAAGGGGTCAGGGGAACACTCACAACACGtgtccccccttccccaggAGTGTCCCTCCCCCCCCTCAGACACAGTTTtgggggcactgctggggcgTGATCCCGGAGTGCAGGGGGCTCCCCTGAGCCCCCTCCGGCTGCACATGGCGCTGGTCGACCTGTTCATCGGGGGCACCGAGACGACAGCGGCtgcactgggctgggctgtggcctTCCTGCTGCACCGCCCTGAGGTGACACACATGTGACACATGTCACAGCCATGTGACACATGTCACAACCATGTCCAAGCCCCAATGCATGTCCATGGGTGGGTCTCATGTCTCCACATGTGTCCCATGTGTACCTTGTGGCCACCACTGTCCCCTAGGCCTGAGATGCCACACACGTATCACAGCCGTGTCACAGCTGTGTCTGTGTCCCTATGTGGTTCCTTGGTTTGGGGTTTCCATGGAGGGGTGGCTTAGGATCTGGGGAGGGAGAGTCCCAAGGGGCAGGTCTGGGGGTTCAGGGGTCTCTGATGTTTGGTGGGGGCATCTCCAAGGCAGAGGGAGAGGCAGGTTTGGAGGTGGGGTCTGGAGGTTccagggcaggtttgggggcttgggcagggcctgggggcTCGTGGGGTCCCCAAGACTGGGAGAGGGGCAGGTTTGGGAATATTTTGGGGTCACAGGAGCAGgtctggggggtctgggggttcATGGGGGTCCCCGAAGCAGGGGGAGGCTTTGGAGGACTTGGAGTCCCAGGGACAGGTTTGAGAGGGTCTGGGGTTCAGGAGGGTCCCTCTGTCACCCCATTGCCACTGTGTGCcccctgggtgcccccaccctcAACACCCTGTGACAGACATgacacacctgtgcacacctgTGTCTCACCTGTGCAGCTGCAGGCGCGGCTGCGGGCGGAGCTCAGGGGGCTACAGGGTCCCCCCGGGCCAGGGGACACGGGACGCCTGCCCCTCCTTCAGGCCACCGTTAGTGAGACCCTGCGGCTGCGGCCTCCCGCACCCCTGGGGCTGCCTCACTGTGCCCTGCGCCACACCaggtacagaccagtacaggATGAGAATGGCCAGTGTAAGGAGGGGGGCTGGGAGGAACCACTACAGACAAGTAGGGACCACTTGACATCATCAATAGGGTCCAGGAGAACCCAGTAGGGCCCAGTAGACCCCAGTAAGTCCCAGTAGGACCCACTAAACCACAGCAGAGCTCAGTAAGACCCATTAGGTCCCAGTATGGCCCCAGTAGACCCAAACAGATCCATCAGGTCCCTGTTACTCTCAGCAGGGCCCACAAAGGCCCAGTAGACCCCAGCAGGGCCCCAGTAAACCCCAGTAGATGCCAATAGACCAGTATGGCTCAGTAAGTCCTTTTAGGGCCCAGTAGGTCCCAGTAAGTCCCAGTAGGGCCCAGGAGAATCCAGTCAGGACCAGGGGGAACTGGAAGGAATCACTACATACCAATAGGGACTACTCAGCGTCACCAGTAGAGTCCAGGAGAACCCAGTAAATCCCAGTAGAACCTAGCAAATCCCAGTAGATCCCAGTACCGCCCAGTAGACCCCAATAAATTCTAGTAAGACCCATCAGGTCTCAGTGTGGCCCCAGTAGACCTCCAGTAGgccccagtatgaccccagtacGTCCCAGTAGGCCCCAACTGGTCCCAGCAGACTGCAGTAGACCCTAAGAGACACCCAGTAGATCCCAGTAGTCCCCATCAGAGCCCAGAAGATTCCAGCAGAAGGTTCCAGTAAGGCCCCAGTAAGTCTGAGTGTGGCCCCATTAGACCTCAATAAGCATCCAGTAACCCCCAAAGAGTACCAGTAGACCCCAGAGAaccccagtatggccccagcAGGTCTCTGTATGACCCCAGTAGACCCCAATAGACACTCAATAGCTCCCAGTAGCCCCTAGCAGATTCCAGTATGGACCCTGTAGACATCCAGTAGATCCCAGAAGACCCCAGAGAGCCCCAGTATAGCCCCAGCATAGCCCCAGCAGGTCCCTGTGTGGCCTCAGTAGGTTCCACTATGGCACCAGCAGGTCCCAGTATGGCCCCAGTAGCTCTCAGTAGCCCTCAGCAAAGCCCACAGCAGATCTCAGTCCATCTCAGTGACCCTCTGTTCCCCCCAGCCTCGGAGGGCTCCCCATAGTGGCTGGCACCATCCTGGTCCCCAACctgctggcagcccagcaggaccCTGTCATCTGGCAGCAGCCCGAGGCCTTCCTGCCTGGTATGTGGGTACCCCTGCACCCCCGGGGCCCTTCCAAAACCCTGGGGTTCTCCCCCTGaacccctgtcccctcccagtccccttATCCCCTGGGTCCAGTCCAAAAACCTAGGGCCTCCTGCAAACATGTGGGTCCTCCATCCCCCTGGGTTCTCCCCATACATCTGGGTACTCTCCAAAACCTGTGGGTCCTCCTGGTTCCCCCCGAGCCCCCGGGACTTCCCTCAGGTGTCTGACTCCTCCCCAAACATGTGGGTTTCCCCTGACCCCCTTGGGTCATCCTCCAAACCCCTGTGCCCTTGTCCTGAACCCTGGGGTTCCTTCCAGATCTGTGGGTCCACCCCAAACTCCTGAATCCTCCCATCCTCCCGGACTCCCCCCCAAACCTGTGTGTCTCCCTCATCCCCATGGAGGCCCCCCAAACCtgtcctctgctccccccccccagaGCGGTTCCTGTCCCCGGGCGCTCCGTGGCGGTCGCTGCTGCCGTTTGGCTGCGGGGCACGATCGTGCCCGGGAGAGGCGCTGGCGCGGGCCGAGCTCTTCGTGTTCCTggggctgatcctgcgagaGTTCCGGCTGGAGCCGGGCCCGGAGGGACTGCCGGGACTTGGGGTGTCACCAGGAACCGTGCTGCGCTGCCCCCCATTTCATCTGCGCATGGTGCCTTGCCAGCCCCCGGGCTCACCATAACCCTGGCCTGGCCCCTGCGTGACTTCCTGAACACTCTGTGACTCACCCAACCCTTTCTGACCCTTTCGGAACATACCTGACCCGTATGTGACACCGCCTGAACTGGCTGACCTCGGCCCCTTGACTGACCCCACCTGACCCCGGCCTGACCCTGATCCCTCCTTGGCCTGGCTGTGAGCCTGGTCTGACCCCTGCCAGCCCTTGGCCTCACCTTGACACCAACCATGACCCCGGCTGTGACTCTACCCAACCCCTTCTGACCCAGTCTGAACCCTGCGTGACCCCATCCCTACCCACTTGACGGTTACTAATTACACCTGACTCCACCTGATCCCCCCGTCCCCTCCTGACCCCTGGGTCCCCCCTATTCAACACCCCAGACGCTTGGGTCCCCCTCACCCGATGCCAGGGTCACTGCAGTGGGAGGGGGTCACTGGCAGCATTTACCTCCTTCCAATAAAAGTTATACTTTTGACCCCACCTCGCAAGTCCCGGCTCTTCCTGGGACCCCGCCCACAAAACCTCCGGAACTCCGGGAAGCTACAGCCCCGCCCCGACTCTGACTGGCAACACTCGGCACTTGCCACAGCCGCGACCCTCGGGACAGCATTGGGGGATCCTGGCCTGGGCGATCTCCACTTCCCCCCTCCACAAAGCCCTTTCCGGGGGGCGGCTGGGCTCAAGGTTGGGGTCGCAGCCCCGCGAGGCGCTCGTCCGTGCTGCTGGGCGGGCCGGCAACTGAGGACACGTCATCAGGGCGCGCTCTGATTGGCCAAGATGCATGGGTGCACTGGGCACTGCTCCGCCTAGTAACCGAGGAGTCATGAGCGAAATGCATTTTCATTGGTTTAGTATGGGGGCTGGGTTCTGCTGGTCTGCCTGGCAACTGATGAGTCATAAGCAAAGAGCGCTCTGATTGGCTTGAATGTGTTGAGGGcgggaggagaggagagcagacCGCCCTCCCCAGAGCAACATTCCGAGGTAGAGGGACTTGAGGAGAGGGGAGCTGGTGAGTTGGAGGGGAGAGTGCCCCGCCCCGAGCCACTATCCCGAGTGtgataaattgagaaaataattcgagttgattaagaggaaacagtgaagggtcaatatgacctcgagagaaaagaaaaacaagtcgtaaaacttaattgggcccctataaagagataaaacaagttacctcccttttaccttgtgtaggatttatagtgagacaattttgtttagttagatagataataggacctttcttgaaatttataactttgtagcaagcaaacatctgcagagtgtctgatttgacaatatattatggatgctagataataggacctttcttgaaagttataactttgtagcaaaaacatctgttgaatgtctgactcaacaatgtgtaatgtttatgcttatgtataatgaatattcatgaagtagctggaaataaatgtaggacaactatcttctttgggtgtgacaggcgttgggagttgttggaccccttccctgatcacccagcgctgaaattgcttttatcatataataaattctgattggaaattgcctgACTGGGTCTCTGTTTTTCACAAAACTTGGTGACTTCGCCCGACGTGATACCCTTTGTGTTCTGGGAGATACTTAGCGCCTGAGATAGGAGCGCGCCCGCTGCTTTTCAGCGGCCTATTCACAGGCCTAATATTTCAACAAGGACCAAGGGTAACACAtgtatatgataaaagcaaggaattaaaagctcctggagtgctgcagcaaaaagcCCATAATTCTTGTGCACGAAGACCCGAGTGAGAACAACGGACTGTGAGTATCACTTCGGGGGGGCGGATAAAGAGGTCGGAGTGAATGATGAATGAGACGCAGCGTAGCTGCGGAGCGATAGTGGAGTCCTTCTAACCTCGTTTCCGTTTTTCCGCGAGGAATGCGGCAGGTGAAGGGACGAAGCGGTTGAATTGATGAGTGGACCTCTGGGGTCGGTGGGAGTTTTTCAGAAGGGACCACTGAGTCGGTGAAAAATCTTAGAGGGGATCCCAGAGGATTGGTGGAAAGGTAGGAAAACTTTAGAAGGGACCTCGGGAATATGGGGCAGGGAATTAGTAAATTAAGttgccccaggaaggaaaggagcaggcaggcatTGCCGGATATACCCTTAGACAGTCCGCTAGGGGTAAGGATTTTAAactgagaaaagagggagagtactaaaaataaagaaaaaccaaaaatgattcAGTACTGCATGATTGGGtggactaaagaaaaataaggaaacggTACCTATCTGGTTAATTAGCAGCTGCGGGAAAGTTTTGTGTCCCGGGATAGGGGGCACggattcctgaaaattttgacttgGGCCCTCGGAACAGTCTAGAGAGTCAATTTTCAGGGGAGGCGAACGGGGGTTCGCCAGTTACCCAGGTCAGAGCGGGTCAGCCTAGGGCTGTGTGGTTTGGAGGGGACGCCCTCCGGTGCTCTGACGCTGTGGGAGAGCCAGTGGGGCTCTGCAGTCGGTGTGACTCGGTAAATAGCCGAGAGGTTGCGAAACAGCCTTGTAACCTAAAGGTAGCAAGTTTGAAACCCAGTGTGTgactgtggtttgcttttgttttgcaagcatgggtggtgtggattcaaaatttaagatcccTAAAGAATCCCCCCtgagtttggttttaaaacattgaaaGACGTTAGCTGGTTCTGAGACatctttaaagaaggaagagctgtgtaggCTGTCTCTAAATGCTTGGCCGTTGTTTGGACAAATGAGAGGAGTAGCATGGCCGGAATTTGGTCCGTTTGAGCTGAACACAGTGTTTCAGTTAATCTCGCTTTTACATGTAGAACAGAGGTGGCGGGAAATTCGATACgcagagttgtttttgttcctattaacACGCCCTGGATTGGGGGTGGAAGGTAAGAGAAATGGAAGctcagaaaaggcagaaaaatcggaaatagagttagaaaaagagggaaaaagaaagatcgaGTCAAAGCTGCTCCTATCCCACAAATCCTATTTAAGAACACCAGAGAGGATGATTTAGATATGTTGATATCACCTGACAGGAGAGAGAGTAGCCCGGGAGTTCCACAAATcggactccctgctgcagcagcggtggggggggctggagctgccggggtGGTGGTTGCTCCTCCTGGACcggctctggctgagcaggaaggagccattGAAGGACCCCCTGGTGCGGATCTGGCTGCACCGGGAgggattaggcaaattaaagcctctggAGAAGTTAGCTCGGGTCCAGCGGGAGTGGGTCCTGTCGATTTAGTTGGAGTACGCACAGAGGTGCAGGTGAAATCAACTTTTGTTGAAGCCGCTTTCAGCgcggcagagcagagggaggcttACGCGGACGCTGCGGGGCTGGCTAGCCCAGAAATAACATCTAGTTTGATTGCAACGGGAgtaacagcaagagaaactcCCGGCCCCACAGGGGCAATGGCTGCGGGGTCTGCCCTGTCTGTTCCACCTAGCAGAGAAGCAGTCTGTAGCTCTGCCgcagctggcagctttgccgGGGTAGATAAAGTTGCCATAACAACGGCAGAAGTGAGCTCAAAAGTAGAGAAACTAGTAACAGCTAAGGTTGATAGTTGTATCAGTAGCAGTGAAGAGAAGGCGTCGGCCCCAGGGGGGGCGACGGCCCCAAATGTAGAGGTGTTTCTGAGAACGAGTAGCTCAGCACCACTGATGGGTGCTCAGGCAGTTGATTCTGTTGGTGACGCTACTGATATGAGAGCTGTAAGAAAGTGCAAGAGAGTGTAAGAGAGTGCAAGAGAGTGTAAGAAAGTGCAAGAGAGTGTAAGAGAGTGCAAGAGAGACCCCAAAGTTTGCTGCGGGCTGTACTGTTGTAGAGGAAACGACAAGAGAAATAAGTTGGGTCAAAATGTATGAAACcaggcaaaagcaaaagcccACAGACTTTTTGAGCAGATTGAAAGATGctgttagaaaatatattgatattgatttagaatcagacttgggaaagaaacagctggtaTACCTGTTTGTGGGGCAGCCCACAAacgatataaagaagaaattattagagataGCCTGGGCAGTAtatcagaacagaaagcagaaagttagTACGGTGGGCGGTGAGGCGATTATAAGAACAGCTGTTACTGCGGCAACAGAACTCCcggctcagagagcaggggaggcttCCGGAATGGCCGTTACCATGGCGACAGAACTGGCTGGCGCcgtgaagaaaaaagtgttacCTGTGTGTGATACAGTGGGAATGTGTGTGACAGGAAAAGATCTGGGGACAGAGAGAGCGAAATTAGAGCAGAAAGCAATCCCGAAGTTTAAAACTGTGGCGAGCACAATAAAGCGAAGACAGGAAAAGCTAGTCCTAGTTGTTACTCTGACTAGTAAAGAAGTTTTAGTTCCTGCTAttgtggtccaggcagagacagcagatgcGAGTGCCGGGACAGCGTTAACCACGCGCACAGAAAGGATAAATCCAACTGTGGGACAGGCAAAATCTAAGTTTagtacaggagctgctgccaccttcGCAGACACAGCGGGGGCCGTGGCAGGggcaaaggcaaattatttcctggctgtggccaaCACGAGCGGAGCAACTCATAACACCTTAGCGGCTGCGAGCAAGAGATCGGCTGGGGGGCAGAGGCTGCAAGAGAACGAAAGAGCGGTGTCAGTAGCTAGAGTCCCAGTCCAGTCTAACTCGGGACCCTCCGCTCCCCCATCAGAccgaaaggggagggaagacaaaagcagtgtaAATTCCCGGCgaacacaaaaactaaaacccaCCGGTGCAATATATATCTCATAAGGTAATAAGgtgatgctttgaaaactgtgagaaCTATCTAAGAGAAAAGCccctgtcttttaaaactgccGCAGGCTCATAACTtgtgaaagaatatttcctACCCTAACTCGGAAAGGGGTTTTGTCTTAAATGTAAACTAACAATGTGTCAGGAGTTAAATGTTCACAGGCAGTTTGTTCCAGCAAACAACCCTGGAAGCTGTAccactaaaattcaaactgagaaGCCAAGAGAACAACTTTTATGCAGGAGTAGACACGTGTCTCAACTGCAAATGCAAACACGCGACCAGAGTGAAGGGACTTGTTGCTCCATCACCTCTGAAAGAGTGGACTGTGTCGTCAGCGCCTGGGGACCTACGACTTAAACTCCAAAAAAGGACCTTTATGAATCCATCGCCTGAATGGAGAAAACATATCGAAGGCTGGAATGAGTTATCCCCAGAACAAAGAGACTTAAAGACCCGAGAAGTATTTCCTGAAAGTTTCTGTATAAAACCTAGCCTGAGATCTTGGTTTCAATTAGTCCCAGGACAAATTCTTAGGAGACAGCGTTTTGTTTCCTGGAAAGAAGGAGCCATCCCCTGgcagagtggaggggcaggtacatATTTTACTAATCGTTTAGTTAACCCAATCCTTGTGTTAGCTTGTGACCTTGAAAAAGAAGATCCCCTAACTCCTGGACCACCACCACCAGATCGCATACGCTGTATAAAACATCCGTGGGCTCAGCATGATGGTTGGGTAGAGTGTCAGTGTAGGCACTGTCACCGTAAATGGTCCTGTGTGGCCTTTAACCGACATATACATTGCCCTGTGTGTCGTGACACACAAGGAGGTCAACCCCAATTGGAGTCAGTACAGATAAATAAGCTGTTCTGTGGGTGGGAACTGTTATTACCAGTAAATtgggaaatatttgaaactgaCTGGTATGCAGCATTAAGATACAGTGCGAAGAAATTCTCTGAAGAAACAGCCCAAATTGACTGCCCGCTGGATGACTTTAACTTTATAGACCCCATGTAAAGAATGTCACAATGGCTAACAATTTATATATTGACTAATTAGTGGGAATAATTTTGTTGACAGAATCCGTTGTTGTGAGATAAAGCGAACCTTTACCTGGAAACGGAAAAACTGGGCcttaattaaattagaaaatctaaaaggGGCAAGACCAGGTTAACCTCTGAACCTGCCACTGACAGCCAGCCACGGGATGCAACCCCGTTTGGGCATGGGCCGTGGAGGCTTAAGTTATACTGGACCCTTTTAGatactctgctgcttttaagcTCACGTCCAGTCTGACGAGTGTACAaaatgctaccaaattacaCGATATAAAGGCCGTATGATTCAAAGCTTAAGCTACTACTCATTTGTCAACAAAGTGTGCTATGGCTCTAGACAACTGAACACTTGCAACACGGTTTCTCGGCAACTATGGGtagcaaaaattaataaaagggggaaccaggctgggacTTAGTTGTCCTAAGGGAGAGGAATAGATTTGTTCCACTCAAGAAGGCC from Pseudopipra pipra isolate bDixPip1 chromosome 28, bDixPip1.hap1, whole genome shotgun sequence includes these protein-coding regions:
- the LOC135403795 gene encoding steroid 21-hydroxylase isoform X1 gives rise to the protein MAAAALLLLLLLLLPPLAALLRRGAGRWGALHLLHPQGALHLSRLARRRGPLLRMRLGGRDVLVLSSAGIIREALVRHCGDWLGRPPSYLGSLVSHGGQDLALGGPCPGWRQQRGAARGALARAGTQLGPLLWLQGQELCEELRSHGGAPLDPSEVFTFHTCSTIARLLFGDLVPPPGELRAFSCCLGELLQVWGRSTVRALDLLPPLRALPNPGLRELLRLVQHRDAFVEAQIRRHQECPSPPSDTVLGALLGRDPGVQGAPLSPLRLHMALVDLFIGGTETTAAALGWAVAFLLHRPELQARLRAELRGLQGPPGPGDTGRLPLLQATVSETLRLRPPAPLGLPHCALRHTSLGGLPIVAGTILVPNLLAAQQDPVIWQQPEAFLPERFLSPGAPWRSLLPFGCGARSCPGEALARAELFVFLGLILREFRLEPGPEGLPGLGVSPGTVLRCPPFHLRMVPCQPPGSP
- the LOC135403795 gene encoding steroid 21-hydroxylase isoform X2, whose amino-acid sequence is MAAAALLLLLLLLLPPLAALLRRGAGRWGALHLLHPQGALHLSRLARRRGPLLRMRLGGRDVLVLSSAGIIREALVRHCGDWLGRPPSYLGSLVSHGGQDLALGGPCPGWRQQRGAARGALARAGTQLGPLLWLQGQELCEELRSHGGAPLDPSEVFTFHTCSTIARLLFGDLVPPPGELRAFSCCLGELLQVWGRSTVRALDLLPPLRALPNPGLRELLRLVQHRDAFVEAQIRRHQECPSPPSDTVLGALLGRDPGVQGAPLSPLRLHMALVDLFIGGTETTAAALGWAVAFLLHRPELQARLRAELRGLQGPPGPGDTGRLPLLQATVSETLRLRPPAPLGLPHCALRHTRAVPVPGRSVAVAAAVWLRGTIVPGRGAGAGRALRVPGADPARVPAGAGPGGTAGTWGVTRNRAALPPISSAHGALPAPGLTITLAWPLRDFLNTL
- the LOC135403795 gene encoding steroid 21-hydroxylase isoform X3; this encodes MAAAALLLLLLLLLPPLAALLRRGAGRWGALHLLHPQGALHLSRLARRRGPLLRMRLGGRDVLVLSSAGIIREALVRHCGDWLGRPPSYLGSLVSHGGQDLALGGPCPGWRQQRGAARGALARAGTQLGPLLWLQGQELCEELRSHGGAPLDPSEVFTFHTCSTIARLLFGDLALPNPGLRELLRLVQHRDAFVEAQIRRHQECPSPPSDTVLGALLGRDPGVQGAPLSPLRLHMALVDLFIGGTETTAAALGWAVAFLLHRPELQARLRAELRGLQGPPGPGDTGRLPLLQATVSETLRLRPPAPLGLPHCALRHTSLGGLPIVAGTILVPNLLAAQQDPVIWQQPEAFLPERFLSPGAPWRSLLPFGCGARSCPGEALARAELFVFLGLILREFRLEPGPEGLPGLGVSPGTVLRCPPFHLRMVPCQPPGSP